The following coding sequences lie in one Homalodisca vitripennis isolate AUS2020 chromosome X, UT_GWSS_2.1, whole genome shotgun sequence genomic window:
- the LOC124369907 gene encoding uncharacterized protein LOC124369907: MIHLQLMGNEDNMDSNSTYNMQSGTTQLIEHSGVPSSPPPSYEHVLAESNVSDSPVDSSVDNSQEKLPEEEKSDPVPVQRQQIIHKSSKELYKAVAAQWGITCKMSDHCRCLDCQSHYLDCEYDRDEQEKTDGGLGAGTPMFLSEVMHGSACNIL, from the exons ATGATACATCTCCAACTGATGGGTAACGAGGACAACATGGATTCTAACTCTACCTATAATATGCAATCCGGGACAACGCAATTAATTGAGCATTCTGGCGTTCCTTCTTCCCCGCCTCCATCCTATGAACATGTTCTAGCAGAG TCGAATGTGTCGGACTCCCCGGTAGACTCCAGTGTGGACAACTCCCAGGAGAAACTCCCCGAGGAGGAGAAGTCAGACCCGGTTCCGGTACAGAGGCAGCAGATCATCCACAAGTCCAGTAAGGAACTGTACAAGGCTGTAGCAGCTCAGTGGGGCATCACTTGCAAGATGAGCGATCATTGCCGCTGCCTCGATTGTCAG AGTCACTACCTGGACTGCGAGTATGACCGGGATGAGCAGGAGAAGACAGATGGAGGCCTGGGGGCCGGTACACCTATGTTCTTGTCAGAAGTGATGCATGGCTCAGCATGTAATATCCTCTAA